The proteins below come from a single Serratia fonticola genomic window:
- a CDS encoding response regulator transcription factor, which translates to MTPHIVITIQDSNRYFALGIQHILQDYFLAKGCTWSFVPVAPGIAIDLMICVNPFGWSSRFNSRRENSQNRRLGTIIINDTAAANKIRQHELALLGRKERPDAVVRLVEEMFEQASQSSLTDDTVSVCRHLHLTPRERDVLQGISQELRPDEIASKLSLNVKTVSTHKLTAMRKLGFKRNGELYYWLLQGGLWLGNSTR; encoded by the coding sequence ATGACACCACATATTGTTATCACTATTCAGGATAGCAACCGTTATTTTGCTCTGGGCATTCAACATATTTTGCAGGACTATTTTCTGGCTAAAGGCTGTACATGGAGTTTTGTGCCGGTTGCGCCTGGAATAGCGATCGACCTGATGATTTGTGTCAACCCCTTTGGCTGGTCGTCACGGTTCAATTCTCGCCGGGAAAATTCGCAGAACCGGCGGCTTGGGACGATTATCATAAATGATACGGCTGCTGCGAATAAAATACGTCAGCATGAACTGGCGCTATTAGGTCGCAAGGAACGGCCTGATGCCGTGGTGCGTCTGGTTGAGGAGATGTTTGAGCAGGCAAGTCAGTCGTCTTTGACAGACGATACGGTAAGTGTGTGTCGGCATTTGCATCTGACCCCGCGTGAGCGTGACGTTCTGCAAGGGATCTCACAGGAATTAAGACCTGACGAGATCGCGAGCAAACTTTCGCTTAACGTCAAGACAGTCAGCACCCATAAACTTACGGCGATGCGCAAGCTGGGCTTCAAGCGTAATGGCGAGTTATATTACTGGCTGCTGCAAGGTGGCCTGTGGTTGGGAAATAGCACGCGATAA
- a CDS encoding winged helix-turn-helix domain-containing protein: MKYIINLNIIFDPDNRVLTVKNDIQQSVELSKPATRLLSELINNNRVNLARDDLLKNVWADYGFSPSNASLNNHISELRKAFTNLGVSKDIISTVPRVGFRMDAEIHPIQKSEQGITEEAPVSRVPVTEESHTSSETLPPTMTEQGEHQSIYLSLKKHKMMIYILALLLLLTTVTGTTMLRHNQKESVNFVVTHEKCSIYNLNDDKPNNDLAAKIVKEIAAEGIDCSREELDVFYAEAHPNNDRLRVRLLAACSKIDATSYKNCLNYKTIE; this comes from the coding sequence ATGAAATATATAATAAACCTTAATATTATCTTTGATCCTGACAATAGAGTATTGACGGTTAAAAACGACATTCAGCAATCTGTTGAATTATCAAAGCCAGCAACCCGGTTACTCAGTGAGTTGATCAACAACAATAGAGTTAACCTTGCTCGCGATGACCTGCTAAAAAATGTCTGGGCGGACTATGGCTTTTCACCGTCTAATGCCAGCCTGAATAACCATATTAGTGAGCTACGCAAAGCCTTCACTAATCTCGGCGTGAGTAAGGATATAATTTCCACCGTTCCCCGCGTCGGTTTTAGAATGGATGCGGAAATCCATCCGATACAAAAATCGGAGCAGGGGATCACAGAAGAAGCACCGGTCTCCAGGGTTCCTGTCACTGAAGAGTCTCACACCTCATCAGAAACCCTACCGCCGACAATGACCGAGCAAGGAGAACATCAATCTATCTATTTATCGTTAAAAAAACACAAGATGATGATCTACATACTTGCTCTTTTACTGTTACTGACCACGGTAACCGGCACGACAATGCTGAGACACAACCAAAAAGAGAGCGTGAACTTCGTGGTGACGCATGAAAAATGCAGTATCTATAACTTAAACGACGACAAGCCAAATAATGATTTGGCGGCTAAAATCGTCAAGGAGATAGCAGCGGAAGGCATAGACTGTTCACGGGAGGAGCTGGATGTTTTTTATGCAGAGGCACACCCTAATAACGACCGCCTCAGAGTGCGGCTGCTCGCTGCCTGCAGTAAAATTGATGCCACCAGCTATAAAAATTGTTTAAATTACAAAACAATAGAGTAA
- a CDS encoding LysR family transcriptional regulator — protein sequence MPASIKLHQLRAFVEVSRQGSIRAASRTCNLSQPALTKSIQELEEVLGAKLFVRRSKGVVLTDCGDNFFQHASLILEELRVAQEDIQQRLGLAGGSVNIGVGGSVARTVMPKVITQFHREYPNVKVRIVEGQLVSMIPELRQGELDFTINTYYPSSMDNELSFERLMEREYKVVVRKGHPCENARTLKELQHCDWTMPTPNGSYYRLLHELFGDMGMAPAISVTCETFMACTSLVAQSDFVSILSVDVISDPILGRHLVALELDEALPQATFYLIQRKDTTLTPMGAYLARLFRQHCR from the coding sequence ATGCCAGCCTCGATAAAATTGCACCAGTTACGCGCCTTTGTGGAAGTCAGCCGCCAGGGCAGTATCCGCGCCGCCAGCCGTACCTGTAACCTTTCCCAGCCTGCGTTGACCAAGTCAATTCAAGAACTGGAGGAGGTGCTCGGCGCCAAGCTGTTTGTCCGCCGCAGCAAAGGGGTGGTCTTAACCGACTGCGGTGATAACTTTTTTCAGCATGCCAGCCTGATCCTCGAGGAACTGCGGGTGGCGCAGGAGGATATTCAGCAGCGGTTGGGGCTAGCGGGCGGCTCGGTCAATATCGGTGTCGGTGGCAGCGTTGCCCGCACTGTAATGCCGAAAGTGATTACCCAGTTTCACCGCGAATATCCCAATGTGAAGGTGCGCATCGTGGAGGGACAACTGGTCTCGATGATCCCGGAGTTACGCCAGGGGGAGCTGGATTTTACCATTAATACCTACTACCCCAGCAGCATGGACAATGAGTTGAGCTTTGAGCGGCTGATGGAAAGAGAATACAAGGTGGTGGTACGCAAAGGACACCCTTGTGAGAACGCCCGCACGCTCAAGGAGCTGCAACATTGCGATTGGACTATGCCAACCCCCAATGGCAGCTACTACCGTCTGCTACATGAACTGTTTGGTGATATGGGGATGGCACCGGCGATCAGCGTCACCTGCGAAACCTTTATGGCCTGCACCAGCCTGGTGGCGCAGAGTGACTTTGTCAGCATTCTGTCGGTTGATGTGATTTCCGATCCTATCCTTGGCCGCCATCTGGTCGCGTTGGAATTGGACGAAGCATTACCACAAGCTACCTTCTACCTGATCCAACGCAAGGATACGACGCTCACGCCGATGGGCGCCTACCTGGCCCGCCTGTTCAGGCAGCATTGCCGGTAG
- a CDS encoding M20 family metallo-hydrolase, translating to MNTPLSTLVTELYPQLQAWRRDFHHYAESGWLEFRTASLVAEELDRLGYQLQLGREVINAEARMGLPSAQILAAQEQRAIEQGALAKWLPFFSGGFTGIVATLDTGRPGPTIAFRVDMDALDLNELLHPDHLPFREGFASCNSGMMHACGHDGHTTIGLGLARVFKSLEPQLHGRIKLIFQPAEEGTRGAKSMVEAGVVDDVDFFTAVHIGTGVPAGELVCGSDSFMATTKLDVTFRGVASHAGAKPEDGRNALLAAAQASVGLYAIPRHSEGSSRINVGVLQAGTGRNVIADSAFMKVETRGATNEINEFVYQQALNVIQGAATMQGVEYDITLMGAAQSSQPTQPWVDYIHRQALSISELGSVVDRREQAAGSEDATYMMERVKSHGGQASYVIFGCELGAGHHNEKFDFDEQVLTVAVKTLATLALNLPTFGSKA from the coding sequence ATGAACACTCCGCTTTCAACGTTGGTGACCGAACTGTACCCGCAACTGCAAGCCTGGCGCCGTGACTTCCACCACTATGCCGAATCCGGCTGGCTTGAATTTCGTACCGCTTCGCTGGTAGCGGAAGAGTTGGATCGATTAGGTTATCAGTTGCAGCTCGGCCGCGAGGTAATCAACGCCGAAGCCCGCATGGGGCTACCCTCTGCACAAATCCTGGCGGCGCAAGAACAACGCGCCATCGAACAAGGTGCCCTGGCGAAATGGCTGCCCTTCTTTTCCGGCGGTTTTACCGGCATTGTCGCCACGCTGGATACCGGCCGCCCTGGCCCCACCATCGCCTTTCGCGTCGATATGGACGCGCTCGATCTCAATGAACTGCTACATCCCGACCATCTGCCATTCCGTGAAGGCTTCGCCTCCTGCAATAGCGGCATGATGCACGCCTGCGGGCACGATGGGCATACCACAATCGGCCTAGGGTTGGCGCGCGTGTTCAAGAGCCTGGAGCCACAGCTGCATGGCCGCATCAAGCTGATCTTCCAACCGGCCGAGGAAGGCACCCGTGGAGCCAAATCGATGGTGGAAGCCGGCGTGGTCGATGACGTCGATTTCTTTACCGCCGTGCATATCGGCACCGGCGTACCGGCCGGGGAACTGGTGTGCGGCAGCGACAGCTTTATGGCTACCACCAAGCTGGACGTCACTTTCCGTGGCGTGGCTTCCCATGCCGGTGCCAAACCGGAGGATGGCCGCAATGCCCTGCTGGCGGCAGCTCAGGCCAGCGTTGGGCTATATGCTATCCCCCGCCACAGTGAAGGCAGCTCCCGTATCAACGTTGGCGTGTTGCAGGCAGGCACCGGCCGTAACGTCATCGCAGACAGCGCCTTTATGAAGGTAGAGACACGCGGCGCCACCAATGAGATCAACGAGTTTGTCTATCAACAAGCGCTCAACGTCATCCAAGGAGCCGCCACCATGCAGGGGGTGGAATACGACATCACCCTGATGGGCGCGGCGCAAAGCAGCCAGCCGACGCAACCTTGGGTGGATTACATCCATCGCCAGGCACTCAGCATCAGCGAGCTTGGTTCAGTGGTGGATCGCCGCGAGCAGGCGGCAGGCTCTGAGGATGCCACCTACATGATGGAACGGGTGAAATCTCACGGCGGCCAAGCTTCTTATGTGATCTTCGGCTGCGAACTCGGCGCCGGGCATCACAACGAGAAATTTGATTTTGACGAGCAGGTACTGACGGTGGCGGTAAAAACGCTGGCTACCCTGGCGCTGAACCTACCGACTTTTGGGAGCAAAGCATGA
- a CDS encoding M20 family metallopeptidase: MKQPELVSFIHHYIDSHQAHFSALSDEIWDHPETRFTEIHSAELLANALEQEGFTVERGVGGIETAFIASFGSGHPVIALLGEYDALAGLSQHAGCATPSPLVENGNGHGCGHNLLGTAALAGAFAVKAWMEQQQLTGTIRFYGCPGEEGGSGKTFMVREGLFADVDAALTWHPEGFSGMFNTSSLANIQAAFRFKGVAAHAANSPHLGRSALDAVTLMNTGANFLREHIVQEARLHYAVTNTGGSSPNVVQADAEVLYLVRAPQLDQVQDIYQRLVNVAKGAALMTDTQMTVHFEKACSNYVPNRRLEQAMYQYVCDFGLPDYSDEERRFATEIRQTLSKDDLRNAKLNISRTGGVAGQEWVRQLGDKVLMDEVAPYVESQEILYGSTDVGDVSWVTPTAQCFSPCFALGTPLHTWQLVAQGRTSIAHKGMCLAGKVMAASAVALLSDNALLNACREEFRQQRAEQPYQCPIPAGVKPSPLK, encoded by the coding sequence ATGAAACAGCCGGAACTGGTCTCTTTTATCCACCATTACATCGATAGTCATCAGGCCCATTTCAGTGCCTTAAGCGATGAGATCTGGGATCACCCGGAAACCCGCTTTACCGAAATCCACTCAGCCGAGCTACTGGCAAACGCCTTGGAACAAGAGGGTTTTACGGTTGAACGCGGCGTTGGCGGCATTGAAACGGCGTTTATCGCCAGCTTCGGTAGCGGCCATCCGGTGATCGCCTTATTGGGTGAATACGATGCATTGGCCGGTCTGAGCCAGCATGCGGGCTGTGCCACCCCGTCTCCGCTGGTGGAAAACGGCAATGGTCACGGCTGTGGGCATAACCTGCTCGGCACCGCCGCACTGGCCGGGGCCTTTGCGGTTAAAGCCTGGATGGAACAGCAACAGTTAACCGGCACGATACGCTTTTACGGCTGCCCAGGGGAAGAAGGCGGCTCTGGTAAAACCTTTATGGTGCGTGAAGGGCTGTTCGCCGATGTGGATGCCGCCCTCACCTGGCACCCGGAAGGCTTCAGCGGCATGTTCAATACCAGCAGCCTGGCCAATATTCAGGCCGCGTTCCGCTTCAAGGGCGTCGCCGCCCACGCGGCCAACTCGCCGCATCTCGGCCGCAGCGCGCTGGATGCCGTGACGCTGATGAACACCGGAGCCAACTTTCTGCGTGAACATATCGTGCAGGAAGCCCGGCTGCATTATGCGGTCACCAATACCGGCGGCAGTTCCCCCAACGTGGTGCAGGCCGATGCCGAAGTGTTGTACCTGGTGCGCGCTCCGCAGCTCGATCAGGTGCAGGATATTTACCAGCGCCTGGTCAACGTGGCCAAAGGCGCAGCGCTGATGACTGATACTCAGATGACGGTGCACTTTGAAAAAGCCTGCTCCAACTACGTCCCCAATCGCCGCCTGGAACAGGCGATGTATCAGTACGTGTGCGATTTCGGCTTGCCGGATTACAGCGACGAAGAGCGGCGTTTTGCCACGGAGATCCGCCAAACGCTCAGTAAAGACGACCTGCGTAATGCCAAGCTGAACATTTCACGTACTGGTGGAGTGGCTGGGCAGGAATGGGTACGGCAGTTGGGCGATAAGGTGTTGATGGACGAAGTCGCTCCCTACGTGGAGTCACAAGAAATCCTGTACGGCTCTACCGACGTCGGCGACGTCAGTTGGGTCACGCCAACGGCCCAGTGCTTCAGCCCCTGCTTTGCTCTGGGGACGCCGTTGCATACCTGGCAGTTGGTCGCCCAGGGCCGCACCTCAATAGCCCATAAGGGCATGTGCCTGGCCGGTAAAGTGATGGCCGCTAGCGCCGTCGCCTTACTGAGCGATAACGCCTTGCTGAACGCCTGCCGCGAGGAATTCCGCCAGCAACGCGCCGAACAGCCATATCAATGCCCCATCCCTGCGGGGGTGAAACCTTCCCCATTGAAGTAA
- the abgT gene encoding p-aminobenzoyl-glutamate transporter, whose product MSEIASSANKSPGRIFYWVERIGNKIPNPFLLFVYLIVVLMLATALISWLGLVVKNPATGEMIQVKNLLSVEGIQWILPNIIHNFSGFAPLGAILALVIGAGLAEKVGLLQALMYKMASHVSAGYASYMVLFIAFFSHISSDAALVVMPPLGALIFLAVGRNPIAGLLAAIAGVGSGFTANLLIVTTDVLLSGISTEAAKAVDGAIHVSVIDNWYFMATSVIVLTITGALLTDKFIEPRLPKWQGTAEDKLEKLTPLQNRGLIMSGISALVFIAVMAALVVPEGAPLRDPQTGSVIPSPFIKGIVPIIILFFFTVAITYGVVTKSIRRPDDIPNQLVEPMKNMAGFIVMVFPLSQFVAFFNWSNMGKFMAIGLTDLLEAAGMSGAPAFLGLMFLSAFLCMFIASGSAIWSILAPIFVPMFMLLGFHPAFAQMIFRIADSSVLPLAPMSPFLPLFLGFLQRYLKDAKLGTYYVLIMPYPLVFFAVWTLLLVVWYMLGLPIGPGVYPKMG is encoded by the coding sequence ATGAGTGAGATAGCATCATCCGCCAATAAAAGCCCCGGGCGTATTTTTTACTGGGTAGAACGTATCGGTAATAAAATCCCCAATCCCTTCCTGTTATTCGTTTATTTGATCGTGGTGTTAATGCTCGCCACCGCGCTCATTTCCTGGTTGGGCCTGGTGGTGAAAAACCCGGCCACCGGGGAAATGATCCAGGTAAAAAATCTGCTGAGCGTGGAGGGAATACAATGGATCCTCCCCAATATCATTCACAACTTCAGCGGATTTGCACCATTGGGGGCGATCCTGGCGCTGGTGATCGGTGCCGGTCTGGCGGAAAAGGTCGGCCTGTTACAGGCGCTGATGTACAAAATGGCCTCACACGTCAGCGCCGGCTACGCCAGCTATATGGTGCTGTTTATCGCTTTCTTCAGCCATATCTCTTCCGATGCCGCGCTGGTAGTGATGCCGCCGCTGGGGGCGTTGATCTTCCTGGCCGTCGGGCGTAACCCCATTGCCGGGCTACTGGCGGCGATCGCCGGTGTCGGCTCGGGTTTTACCGCCAACCTGCTGATTGTCACCACCGATGTGCTGCTTTCCGGCATCAGTACCGAAGCGGCGAAAGCGGTTGACGGCGCAATCCACGTCAGCGTGATCGATAACTGGTACTTTATGGCCACCTCGGTGATCGTACTAACCATCACTGGCGCGTTGTTAACAGATAAATTTATCGAGCCCCGGCTACCAAAATGGCAAGGCACCGCCGAAGACAAGCTCGAGAAACTAACTCCATTACAAAACCGTGGCCTGATAATGAGCGGGATCTCCGCACTGGTGTTTATCGCCGTGATGGCCGCACTGGTAGTGCCAGAGGGTGCCCCACTGCGCGATCCGCAAACCGGTTCGGTGATCCCCTCGCCCTTTATTAAAGGCATAGTGCCGATCATCATCCTGTTCTTCTTCACCGTCGCCATCACTTACGGCGTCGTCACCAAGAGCATCCGCCGCCCGGACGATATTCCCAACCAGCTGGTCGAGCCGATGAAGAACATGGCGGGCTTTATCGTCATGGTGTTCCCGCTGTCGCAGTTTGTGGCGTTCTTCAACTGGAGCAACATGGGCAAGTTCATGGCCATCGGCCTGACGGATCTGCTGGAGGCGGCCGGAATGAGCGGTGCACCGGCGTTCCTCGGCCTGATGTTCCTGTCCGCCTTCCTGTGCATGTTTATTGCCAGCGGTTCCGCCATCTGGTCGATCCTGGCCCCGATCTTCGTGCCGATGTTTATGCTGTTGGGCTTTCACCCGGCCTTCGCCCAGATGATTTTCCGCATCGCAGACTCATCCGTGCTGCCGCTGGCACCGATGTCGCCATTCCTGCCGCTATTCCTTGGCTTTCTGCAACGCTACCTGAAAGACGCCAAACTCGGCACCTACTACGTGCTGATCATGCCCTATCCGCTGGTGTTCTTCGCCGTCTGGACTCTGCTGCTGGTGGTGTGGTACATGCTGGGGCTGCCTATCGGACCTGGGGTCTACCCGAAAATGGGATGA
- a CDS encoding shikimate 5-dehydrogenase — translation MSREINKDTQLCMSLAGRPGNFGTRFHNYLYQELDLNFIYKAFTTKDIQAAVGGVRALGIRGCAVSMPFKESCIPFLDELDASATAIESVNTIVNDDGFLRAYNTDYIAIAKLLAKYQIPPATSFALRGSGGMAKAVTAALRDAGFKNGHIIARNPQAGQALAAQYGYQWQSEVGDLQVEMVINVTPIGMAGGSEAEQLAFEPATIKAAKIAFDVVALPAETPLIRYAREQGLQVVTGAEVIALQALEQFVLYTGVRPSDEQITRAAAHARG, via the coding sequence ATGAGTCGTGAAATCAACAAAGATACGCAGCTGTGTATGTCGCTGGCCGGTCGGCCAGGCAATTTCGGCACCCGTTTCCACAACTATCTGTATCAGGAACTGGATCTGAACTTCATCTATAAGGCGTTCACCACCAAAGACATTCAGGCAGCGGTCGGCGGCGTGCGCGCTTTGGGTATTCGCGGCTGTGCGGTTTCCATGCCGTTCAAGGAGAGCTGTATTCCGTTCCTTGATGAGCTGGATGCGTCGGCCACGGCTATTGAGTCAGTCAATACCATCGTCAACGACGACGGCTTCCTGCGGGCCTATAACACCGACTATATCGCCATCGCCAAACTGCTGGCGAAATACCAGATCCCCCCGGCCACCTCGTTTGCTCTGCGTGGCAGCGGCGGTATGGCTAAGGCGGTCACCGCAGCCCTGCGCGATGCCGGGTTCAAGAACGGCCATATCATTGCTCGCAACCCACAGGCGGGCCAGGCACTGGCGGCGCAATATGGTTATCAGTGGCAGTCAGAAGTAGGCGATTTGCAGGTTGAGATGGTGATTAACGTCACGCCGATCGGCATGGCGGGCGGTAGCGAAGCCGAGCAGTTGGCCTTTGAACCGGCCACTATTAAGGCGGCGAAAATCGCCTTCGACGTGGTGGCCTTACCGGCAGAAACCCCGCTGATCCGCTATGCCCGTGAACAAGGTTTGCAGGTGGTGACCGGTGCCGAAGTGATCGCTTTACAGGCTTTGGAGCAGTTTGTGTTGTACACCGGTGTGCGCCCTTCCGATGAGCAAATCACCCGCGCTGCGGCACATGCTCGCGGCTAA
- a CDS encoding TonB-dependent siderophore receptor — MFIPKKNRLRPGVILLAGLFSSGGMAAEEVPTEDSETMVVRATAAEELKQQPGVSIITAEDIRKTPPVNDLSDIIRRMPGVNLTGNSASGSRGNNRQIDIRGMGPENTLILIDGVPATSRDSVRYSWRGERDTRGDTNWVPAEMVERIEVLRGPAAARYGSGAAGGVVNIITKRPTKDWHGTLSLFTNQPENSKEGATNRANFSLSGPLVSDVLTMRLFGNLNKTDADAYDINTQQNGSYAAGREGVRNKDINASLSWKIDPQQILDFDYAYSRQGNIYAGDTQYSNGNLSPGGLVASLYGQETNRLYRQSYGITHNGIWDWGQSRLNFNYEKTNNTRLAEGTTGRIEGMINDDTYNTSRLENYRTGGELNIPLDLLFEQNVTLGAEWNREKLNDPASMQMTDSSGIIIGGVSGDPSERSAKNSADISSLYFEDNIEPLPGTFVIPGLRFDYHNKYGANWSPSLNLSQELGEYFKLKAGIARAFKAPNLYQSSEGYLLSTRGNGCPKDIVSGSCYLLGNNDLDPETSVNKEIGLEFTWAGYDAGITYFRNDYKNKIVAGTEIVGYASNGYNILRWENGGKALVEGLEGNLVVPLVEDMLTWRTNATYMITSENKDTGNPLSVIPKYTVNTLLDYQVTDKLSTNLNWTMYGRQKPREYAEIRNEAGTLATQEVGAYSVVGIGVNYDLMKDLSLKTGVTNLFDKQIYRENEGASTYNEPGRAYYAGLTLSF; from the coding sequence ATGTTTATACCGAAAAAAAACAGACTGCGACCTGGTGTGATCCTGCTGGCGGGGCTTTTCAGTAGCGGTGGGATGGCGGCAGAGGAGGTGCCAACAGAGGACAGCGAGACCATGGTGGTGCGTGCCACCGCGGCGGAGGAACTGAAACAACAGCCCGGGGTTTCGATTATCACCGCCGAGGATATACGCAAAACGCCACCGGTTAACGACCTCTCCGACATCATCCGCAGAATGCCCGGCGTAAACCTCACCGGCAACAGCGCCAGCGGTAGCCGAGGTAATAATCGGCAGATTGATATACGAGGAATGGGGCCGGAAAACACCTTGATCCTGATCGACGGTGTCCCGGCAACCTCACGTGATTCAGTGCGTTATAGCTGGCGTGGCGAAAGGGATACCCGTGGCGATACCAACTGGGTGCCCGCAGAAATGGTTGAACGTATTGAGGTGTTACGTGGCCCGGCTGCAGCCCGCTATGGCTCGGGGGCAGCAGGCGGGGTAGTTAATATCATTACCAAACGCCCAACCAAAGATTGGCATGGCACGCTTTCGCTGTTTACCAACCAGCCCGAAAACAGCAAGGAAGGGGCGACCAACCGCGCCAACTTCAGTTTAAGCGGCCCGCTGGTCAGTGATGTGCTGACCATGCGCCTGTTCGGTAACCTCAATAAAACCGATGCCGATGCCTATGACATCAACACCCAGCAGAATGGTTCCTATGCCGCAGGGCGTGAAGGCGTCAGAAACAAAGATATCAATGCGTCACTCTCCTGGAAAATAGACCCGCAGCAGATCCTCGACTTTGACTATGCCTACAGCCGCCAAGGCAATATCTACGCGGGCGATACGCAGTACAGCAATGGCAATCTCAGCCCTGGCGGTCTGGTGGCTTCGCTGTACGGCCAGGAAACTAACCGCCTGTATCGCCAGAGTTACGGCATTACCCATAATGGCATCTGGGATTGGGGCCAATCCCGGCTGAATTTTAACTATGAGAAAACCAACAATACCCGTCTGGCGGAGGGCACAACTGGCCGCATTGAGGGGATGATCAACGACGATACTTACAACACCAGCCGGTTGGAGAATTATCGCACCGGCGGTGAGCTGAATATCCCGCTGGATCTGCTGTTTGAGCAGAACGTCACGCTGGGTGCCGAGTGGAACCGTGAAAAGCTTAACGATCCGGCATCCATGCAGATGACCGACTCCAGTGGCATCATCATCGGCGGCGTCTCTGGCGATCCCTCCGAGCGCAGCGCTAAAAATAGCGCCGACATCAGTTCACTGTATTTTGAGGATAACATCGAGCCGCTGCCGGGAACCTTTGTGATCCCTGGGCTGCGCTTCGACTATCACAATAAATATGGCGCTAACTGGAGCCCAAGCCTGAACCTTTCGCAGGAGCTTGGCGAGTATTTCAAACTGAAGGCGGGTATTGCCCGAGCCTTTAAAGCGCCAAACCTGTACCAGTCCAGCGAAGGTTATCTGTTATCCACCCGTGGTAACGGGTGCCCGAAGGACATAGTTTCAGGTAGCTGCTATCTGCTGGGGAATAACGATCTGGATCCGGAAACCAGCGTTAACAAAGAGATCGGCCTGGAATTTACCTGGGCGGGTTACGATGCGGGTATTACCTATTTCCGCAACGACTATAAAAACAAGATCGTGGCGGGCACCGAGATTGTTGGCTATGCCTCTAACGGTTACAACATCTTGCGTTGGGAAAACGGCGGTAAAGCGCTGGTCGAAGGGTTGGAGGGCAACCTGGTGGTGCCGTTGGTTGAGGATATGCTCACCTGGCGCACTAACGCGACCTATATGATCACCTCTGAAAACAAGGATACCGGTAATCCTCTGTCGGTGATCCCCAAGTACACGGTGAATACCCTGCTGGATTATCAGGTCACCGATAAGCTCTCCACCAACCTGAATTGGACGATGTATGGTCGGCAAAAGCCGCGCGAATATGCGGAGATCCGTAACGAAGCCGGCACGCTTGCCACTCAGGAAGTCGGGGCTTATTCGGTGGTGGGCATTGGCGTCAATTACGATCTGATGAAGGATCTGAGCCTGAAAACCGGCGTCACCAACCTGTTCGACAAACAGATCTACCGTGAAAACGAAGGGGCTTCGACCTACAACGAACCGGGCCGGGCCTATTACGCGGGCCTGACCCTGTCGTTCTAA
- the exbD gene encoding TonB system transport protein ExbD, translating to MAMRLNEDLDDSGELHEINVTPFIDVMLVLLIIFMVAAPLATVDIRVDLPASSAKPQPRPEKPVFLSVKADKQLYVGDEPVTAEQLTSVLDQRTQSNKETTIFFQADKTVDYETLMSVMDTLRKSGYLKVGLVGMEGVAK from the coding sequence ATGGCGATGCGCTTAAATGAAGATCTGGACGACAGCGGCGAACTGCATGAAATCAACGTGACGCCGTTTATCGACGTCATGCTGGTGCTGTTGATCATCTTTATGGTGGCTGCGCCGCTGGCAACGGTAGATATTCGTGTTGATCTGCCCGCTTCTTCCGCTAAACCGCAGCCGCGTCCGGAAAAACCGGTGTTCCTGTCGGTGAAGGCAGACAAGCAGCTGTATGTCGGTGATGAACCGGTGACGGCGGAACAGCTGACGTCGGTGCTGGATCAACGCACGCAGTCTAATAAAGAAACCACCATCTTCTTCCAGGCGGACAAGACCGTAGATTATGAAACGCTGATGAGCGTGATGGATACGCTACGCAAATCCGGCTACCTGAAAGTGGGGCTGGTGGGAATGGAAGGCGTGGCCAAGTAA